GTGGCGAGAAATCTTCTTTCCCTGCCTCAAAAAAATTTGTGATTTCCTCCATGAAAAGGGTGTACTCGTTCTCTATCATGGGTGCGGTCGAAGTGTAACGCATTCAAAGCAGTTTAGGCACCCAGCCTGACCAGCAATTCCAGCTCAACCGGTGCCCCAAGCGGGAGCTCGGCCACTCCTATCGCTACCCGAACGTGTTTGCCACGTTCGCCAAAAACACGGACGAGTAAATCTGATGCGCCATTCACCACTTGGGGTTGTGCCGTGAATCCCTCGTTGGAGGCAACATACCCAACCAGTCGAACAACCTGCTTAACATGATCTAGATTTCCCGTCAGTGCTTCAATCACACTCAACGCATTCAAAACACAGAGTTCTGCAGCCTTTTTACCCTCTTCAAGGGAAATTTCTTTACCCAGCTTCCCTTGATATTTAAGTTCTCCATTCCAAAAGGGAAGTTGTCCCGAAGTAAAAACAAGGTCAGCCACCTGCAGAGCTAGCACATACGAACCCACTGGCTTTGGTGGAGTAGGGAGCCTCAACCCTAACTCCTGCAAGATCTGGTATGGGGTACCCATTGACGTTCCTCCTTTATAACCACCTACCCTTGTCGTCTTATGATATCAAGATAGACGGCTCCAATGACAATGACACCGCTGACCACAATCTGCCACTCCTGAGGGACAGATAAAATCCGTAATCCGTTAATTAAGGTACTCATGATGAACGCACCCACCACCGTACCAACGGTTGAGCCTTCGCCACCACTCAGCGAAGTTCCTCCGATTACCACAGCGGCGATAGCGTCGAGCTCGTAACCCTGTCCCAACGCTGGTTGGGCAGAGTTGAGCCGCGAAGCCATCATCACCCCACCCATCCCCACGAAAACACCACACAGAGAGTAAATAATTATCTTCCATTTGTCGACATTTAAACCAGAGAGTCTTGCTGCCTCTTCGTTACTTCCGATGGCAAAATCGTAGCGACCAACCACCGTTTTGGTGAGAACAATACTGGCAAGAATAATGGAGATGACGAAAATGAGTACAGCGTTGGGAACATCAAATCCTGGAAAAAGCTGACCCACCAATGACCCCATGGCGATTTTTGAGAAACTCGGGGCGTGGGTAAAGTATATCGGTGCAGCTTTGGAGATGACAAGAGCCAGACCCTTAGCAACCATCATCATACCGAGTGTGGCAATGAAAGGGGGTAACTTCATTTTGGAAATCACGATACCATTAGCAAAGCCGCAAAGCATTCCTGTTCCCACTCCACCCAGGACTCCAAGGAATACTGGTAAACGCCAATAGGTAATGAAAACACCACTCATGACCGCCGAGAGTGTCATCACTGTACCTATAGAGAGGTCAATACCCCCAGTGATTATGACAAAGGTAACTCCCAGAGCTAACATTCCATTCACACAAGTAGCCAGCATGATGGAAACAATATTGCCGAAAGTAAAAAAGTTGGGCGAGGATAAAGAAAAGAAAATGAATAACAATAGTAAACTGCCAAACATTAAAAACTGGCGTAGAATCTCTTTTCGAAAGCGCCTCAAGCTATAGGTCGTCGTTTCCATTCCATTGATCCTCCATTACTCACTCGTTCTTATTTCTCATGGTGGCATATTTCATAACCAGCTCTTCAGTGGCCTCCTGGGCGTTGATTTCACCAGTAACCCTTCCTTCACACATCACCAGAATTCTATGACTCATACGCAGGACTTCCGGCAGTTCAGAAGAAATCATGATGATGGATTTTCCTTCTTCTGTAAGCTCGTTGAGTAACTTATATATTTCACTCTTTGCTCCAACGTCAATTCCACGGGTGGGTTCGTCAAAAATCAGGATATCGCAATTTTTCATAAGCCATTTAGCAACAATAACTTTCTGCTGGTTCCCACCAGAAAGATTTTTAACTCTCTGGGTTAGAGTTGGCGTTTTAATACGCAGCTTCCCAACATATTCTTCACATTTTTCTCTCGATTTTTTCCGATTGACAAAGCAACGAAAATTTAAGAAATTTTTCATAGAAGGTAAAATTACGTTATCTTCCACGCTCAGCCCGAGCATAAGTCCATATCGCCTGCGGTCTTCAGAGAGATACGCAATGCCATGGCGAATAGCATCAGAAGGGCTTTTGATATGTACTTTCTGACCTTTCACGTAGATTTCACCTGATTCCACAGGATCAGCACCAAATATGGCTCTGGCTACCTCGGTTCTGCCTGACCCCACCAGTCCCGCCAGACCCAAGATTTCCCCTTTCCTGAGCCTGAATCCCACACCTTTTATTTCTCTACCACGGCTTAAGTTCTTGACTTCCAGGACTACTTCGGTGTTCGAATTGATGTGTCCTTTACTGGACGCTTCATAAATATTCCTACCCACCATCATACTGATGATTCGCTCAATAGTCGCTTCTTGAATGTTTAACGTCCCAATATAGTGTCCATCACGCATTACGGTAATTCGATCGGCAATCTCCCTCAATTCTTCCAATCGATGGGAGATGTAAATAATCCCCATGCCATTTTCTCTAAGTTTTTTGAGAATCTGAAATAACTCTCCAACCTCAGCCTCGCTCAAGGTTGCTGTGGGTTCATCCATGATCAAGACTTCAGCATTGAACGAGAGAGCTTTAGCAATTTCCACCATTTGCTGTTTCGCTACAGTTAACTCTTGAACTTTTGTTCGGAGATCGATACGCATGTGGAACATTTCCAGCAACTCCTGAGCTTTGCGATTCATTTCTTCTTCGTCGAGAAAAAGGGAAAATCCTTTCCTCCTTGCTTCTCGTCCAATAAAGATATTTTGAGCAACAGTCAAATGAGGCATGAGATTGAGTTCCTGATGAACAATGCTGATCCCTAATTCTTGAGCTACCCTGGGACTGGGAATTTTAACCTCTTTACCTTTATATATGATGCGTCCCGCATCCTTTTGGAATACTCCGGTCAGAATTTTCATGAGCGTGGATTTACCAGCACCATTTTCACCAACTAGGGCATGGATCTCTCCAGGCATCAGCTCAAACCGGCAATTTTCCAACGCCCGAACCCCAGGGAAACTTTTGTCAATTCCTTCCATTAACACAAGTGGTGTGCTCATGATTTTATCCCTCGCAGTTCAAAAGAAGGTCGCAGCGCGACCTTCTTTTGAACCTTTAAACTCTACTCATACAGACACTGCTGAATCTCTGGAGAATCGATGTTACTCTTATCATACCAGTAGAAACCGCTATCAATGTGTTTGGGCAGTTCTTCTCCTTTAACAGCTTTAATGGCTGCTTCAACAGCCATATAACCCATTCCAACTGGGTTTTGGGTAATAGCTCCAGCCATGAGACCCTCTCGAATAGCATCCATTTGCTGTTTTCCAGAGTCATATCCAATGACCACGATCTGACCAACTTTATTGAGTTCTCTAACGGCATTGATGACACCAATGGCAGAACCTTCGTTGGCACCAAAGATTCCCTTTAGATTTGGGTGAGCCTGAATGATGGCTTTCGCTAAATCCGTAGATTTGAGGTGGTCTCCACCACCATACTGGATATCCACAATTTTAATGTTAGGATATTTTTCCTTAATTCGGTTCACAAAGCCGTCACGTCGATCGATACCGGTCCGACTGGTTTGATCATGGACAACCAGCGCAACTTCTCCTTCGCCACCAATGAACTCGGCCATTTTATCCGCTGCATATCCCGCTGCATTAATGTTATCGGTTGCAACTGTGGTTACGGGGATATCGCTCTCCACCCCTGAGTCAAAGCCAACCATAGGAATGCCCATTTCCTTCGCCTTTTCTACGTATGGAATCACTGCCTTGGAGTCAAGGGCCGCTAAACAAAGAGCATCGGGTTTTTTCGCCAAAGCCGCCTGAAGCATATCAATTTGCTTATCGACCATCGCTTCAGACTCTGGCCCTTCAAAGGTGATGGTAACACCATAGTCTTTCGCTGCCTGTTCGGCACCCTTTTTCACTGCCTGCCAGAACTGGTGCTGAAAACCTTTAGAAATCATAGGAATGTAGAGAACTTTTTCCTCTGCACCTGCGATACCAAAAGAAAAAACCAGCACCAAAATAACCAAAAGTAACACGCCTTGTAAATATTTCATGTTTATCGATACCTCCCTTTTGGTATTTTTGGTCTAAAACTGTTCTCGTGATTCTTTTTCTGAATCGTCAAAACCCACAGAAGCTCGTATACTGCAGAAACCTTTGGTTCTCACCCCCTTATGAGTAGTTCTCCCGCTGACTCCCGAATCACCAATTCCGGTTTCAACACCACCTCCCTTTTTTCTTGAACCTTTTCTTTTCCTTCTATTCTTCTAATCAAAAGTTCCGCAGCAATGGCTCCCATTGAATAGGCTGATTGAGTCACAACGGTAAAAAACGGGTATATTCGGGAAAGAAAATCGATGTCCCCGAACGATACAAGCGCTACATCATGAGGAATCCGCAATCCCGCTTCTTTAATCGCCGCGACCGCACCAACTGCAATGAAATTATTACCACCGAAAATGGCGGTTGGCCTCTCAAGCATTCGTAGAAGCTCTTTTGTTGTAGTATACCCTCCTTCTTCCGAATAATTGGAAAAACGAATCAGCGAATCTTCAATGGGTATCCCCGCCTCTATAAGAGCTTTTTTATACCCTTTTACTCGTTCTTCTGCGGTGGAAATTTCTCGACCTCCCACCACTATGGCAATGCGCCTGTGACCGAGATTTATCAGGTGTTTTGTCAGAATATAAGCCCCATGCACACTATCCTCTTTAACAATGTCTAAATTAAAATCTTCTGAACTTTCTAATTCACGATCTACAAGAACAATTGGGATGCGTTTTATAAGAATCGATTTCAACGAAGCTCCCTTTTTGCTTGCAGGAGCAAGAATAACTCCGTCAACCCTTTTTCTGGCCAGGATTTCAAGGTACAATGCTTCTTTTTCTTGGTTTTCATCGGTACTACAGAAAATTACACTGAACCGGTTTTTTGCCGCAATGTTCTCTACTCCCCGGGCTAGAGTGGTAAAAAAGGGATTTGCGATATCAACGATCACAAGACCAATGGTTTTGGTTTTCTGCAAGGTAAAACTCCGAGCCAGGGAATTCGGAATATAATCGGTTTCCTCAATAGCCTTCAGAACCCTCTTCCTGGTGTCAGGACTGACCCCCTTTTTTTCATTAAGAACCCTGGACACCGTCATTGCTGAAACCCCTGCTCGTTTTGCCACATCGTATATCGTGGACATATCTCCACCTTAAAAAATTTTTATGTTATCGGTAACAATTATACCACAAAATCCCTAGATGGAACAGGATAACGAAGATGTCTACCTGTCTAAGACAAAAAATTCCATACTACGTCCAATGGTTTCCAGACTCAAGGCTATGATACAATAAGAAACCACCTTTACAGGGAGTAGGTATCATAACGTGAAAAAACATGACGAAAAAGAAATCCGACGTTTGGCTCGTCAATATGGAATTGCTGAATATTACTGGAATATTCGGGGAGAACTCATTCGGACTCCTTTTGAAACCCTGGCCTTTATCGTGGAGCACCTCCAGGAAGAAGAAGGAATTTTACCTCCAGTAGTGGTCAGCAAAGGGCGACAACTTTTCCTCTTTAGCCCAATAGAAGAAGGCGAGCTTACCATCCAAAACGAACACCACGAAGAGGTTGCTTCTTATCGTTTTACCGGGCCACATATTCCATTACGCCTCCCCGACGACGCTCCATGGGGATACTATCGAGTTTTTCTTGCTTTACCAAAGACCTCCTGTACAATCTTGTGGATATTTTCACCGTTTCACTGCTATCTTCCCTCTAAAAAACTCTGGGGAATCAATGGAGCTCTCTACTCGTTCTCTACCGAAAGAAACCAGGGAATTGGTGACACCTGCGATCTGGAAATGCTTGCCCAGCTAATCCAGGAA
This window of the Atribacterota bacterium genome carries:
- a CDS encoding RidA family protein, which translates into the protein MGTPYQILQELGLRLPTPPKPVGSYVLALQVADLVFTSGQLPFWNGELKYQGKLGKEISLEEGKKAAELCVLNALSVIEALTGNLDHVKQVVRLVGYVASNEGFTAQPQVVNGASDLLVRVFGERGKHVRVAIGVAELPLGAPVELELLVRLGA
- a CDS encoding ABC transporter permease, with protein sequence METTTYSLRRFRKEILRQFLMFGSLLLLFIFFSLSSPNFFTFGNIVSIMLATCVNGMLALGVTFVIITGGIDLSIGTVMTLSAVMSGVFITYWRLPVFLGVLGGVGTGMLCGFANGIVISKMKLPPFIATLGMMMVAKGLALVISKAAPIYFTHAPSFSKIAMGSLVGQLFPGFDVPNAVLIFVISIILASIVLTKTVVGRYDFAIGSNEEAARLSGLNVDKWKIIIYSLCGVFVGMGGVMMASRLNSAQPALGQGYELDAIAAVVIGGTSLSGGEGSTVGTVVGAFIMSTLINGLRILSVPQEWQIVVSGVIVIGAVYLDIIRRQG
- a CDS encoding sugar ABC transporter ATP-binding protein, encoding MSTPLVLMEGIDKSFPGVRALENCRFELMPGEIHALVGENGAGKSTLMKILTGVFQKDAGRIIYKGKEVKIPSPRVAQELGISIVHQELNLMPHLTVAQNIFIGREARRKGFSLFLDEEEMNRKAQELLEMFHMRIDLRTKVQELTVAKQQMVEIAKALSFNAEVLIMDEPTATLSEAEVGELFQILKKLRENGMGIIYISHRLEELREIADRITVMRDGHYIGTLNIQEATIERIISMMVGRNIYEASSKGHINSNTEVVLEVKNLSRGREIKGVGFRLRKGEILGLAGLVGSGRTEVARAIFGADPVESGEIYVKGQKVHIKSPSDAIRHGIAYLSEDRRRYGLMLGLSVEDNVILPSMKNFLNFRCFVNRKKSREKCEEYVGKLRIKTPTLTQRVKNLSGGNQQKVIVAKWLMKNCDILIFDEPTRGIDVGAKSEIYKLLNELTEEGKSIIMISSELPEVLRMSHRILVMCEGRVTGEINAQEATEELVMKYATMRNKNE
- a CDS encoding ABC transporter substrate-binding protein, giving the protein MKYLQGVLLLVILVLVFSFGIAGAEEKVLYIPMISKGFQHQFWQAVKKGAEQAAKDYGVTITFEGPESEAMVDKQIDMLQAALAKKPDALCLAALDSKAVIPYVEKAKEMGIPMVGFDSGVESDIPVTTVATDNINAAGYAADKMAEFIGGEGEVALVVHDQTSRTGIDRRDGFVNRIKEKYPNIKIVDIQYGGGDHLKSTDLAKAIIQAHPNLKGIFGANEGSAIGVINAVRELNKVGQIVVIGYDSGKQQMDAIREGLMAGAITQNPVGMGYMAVEAAIKAVKGEELPKHIDSGFYWYDKSNIDSPEIQQCLYE
- a CDS encoding substrate-binding domain-containing protein gives rise to the protein MSTIYDVAKRAGVSAMTVSRVLNEKKGVSPDTRKRVLKAIEETDYIPNSLARSFTLQKTKTIGLVIVDIANPFFTTLARGVENIAAKNRFSVIFCSTDENQEKEALYLEILARKRVDGVILAPASKKGASLKSILIKRIPIVLVDRELESSEDFNLDIVKEDSVHGAYILTKHLINLGHRRIAIVVGGREISTAEERVKGYKKALIEAGIPIEDSLIRFSNYSEEGGYTTTKELLRMLERPTAIFGGNNFIAVGAVAAIKEAGLRIPHDVALVSFGDIDFLSRIYPFFTVVTQSAYSMGAIAAELLIRRIEGKEKVQEKREVVLKPELVIRESAGELLIRG